The Coffea eugenioides isolate CCC68of chromosome 8, Ceug_1.0, whole genome shotgun sequence genome has a segment encoding these proteins:
- the LOC113779578 gene encoding protein arginine N-methyltransferase 1.6: MLSLFLEPRLLPNRLLSLCSLFTILKNPSSFQFKSRAVRNMSSDSAQRMFQLKLDPLTGNSEWVVIEENQTPEEKTKEPLLATTSYLDMLNDSHRTRAFRQAIDKTITKPCHVLDIGAGTGLLSMMAARAMGLDDSSTSYCPKGKVTACESYLPMVKLMRKVLRANGMDKKVRVINKRSDELEVGIDMSSRADVLVSEILDSELLGEGLIPTLQHAHDNLLVENPQTVPYRATTYGQLVESPYLRKLHDLINNEAKALDGVYLVPNGVHSILQIKEQQFAMHCDAMKEEFKLLSEPFKVFDFEFWKRPESNRKTEVCIKATNDGTIHAIVSWWLLQLDNEGTIFYCTGPKWISDQSKSFFPGIGNWCDHWKQCIWFLPEKGMTVCKHQEVFIGARHTKTSISYRVKTSLEKEDGGHCDPSPGDNQIFLTPEQIAIYGDCNWRLSMFNVIKNALKQKVSPMCIVVDDSLFLPIAIASLSKSAHVIALFPGLREKGTHYLQAVASSNLYSMDRLEVLRTRNQQLTMEDTHQTKVGLFVGEPFYYGNENVLPWRNLRFWKERTMLDSVLSKDVLIVPCKGILRACAMSLPDFWRSRRCLQEIEGFDHSVANSTLGACGDLPADEEGPCLPFPIWQCGESKRLSDTVSIMEFDFLKPISSCAGTAQVEFTESGICHGFVLWIDWMMDSSTELSTGPDKRYWKQAVKLLNKPVAAGSQGLTLADCSSIEIKASFDPSSGDLNIKYVFF; the protein is encoded by the exons ATGCTTTCCCTCTTCCTTGAGCCCCGACTGCTCCCCAATCGCCTGCTTTCCCTCTGCAGCCTCTTTACCATTCTTAAAAATCCCTCCTCCTTTCAATTCAAGTCTAGAGCAGTCAGAAACATGAGTTCTGATTCAGCTCAGCGGATGTTCCAGCTCAAACTCGACCCACTCACTGGCAACTCAGaatgggttgtgattgaagaaaaccAAACCCCAGAAGAGAAAACCAAGGAGCCCCTTTTGGCCACCACTTCTTATCTTGACATGCTCAATGATTCTCACAGAACCAGAGCATTTCGTCAAGCCATTGATAAGACCATTACTAAGCCTTGCCATGTACTTGATATTGG TGCTGGGACTGGTTTATTGTCAATGATGGCTGCTAGGGCGATGGGTCTTGATGATTCATCCACGAGTTATTGTCCAAAAGGAAAGGTAACAGCCTGTGAATCATACCTTCCCATGGTAAAATTGATGCGCAAAGTGTTACGAGCAAATGGAATGGACAAGAAAGTACGTGTCATCAACAAGAGATCTGATGAATTAGAAGTTGGCATTGATATGAGTTCACGTGCTGATGTTCTT GTCAGTGAAATTCTAGACTCAGAGTTGTTGGGTGAAGGGCTGATTCCCACTTTACAGCATGCTCATGATAATCTCTTGGTGGAAAATCCGCAAACTGTACCATACCGTGCGACAACTTATGGCCAG CTTGTTGAAAGCCCATACTTGCGGAAGCTTCATGACTTGATTAACAATGAGGCCAAAGCATTGGATGGTGTCTATCTCGTTCCAAATGGAGTGCATTCAATCTTACAAATTAAAGAGCAGCAGTTTGCCATGCATTGTGATGCAATGAAAGAAGAATTTAAACTG CTTTCAGAACCATTCAAagtttttgattttgaattttggaAAAGGCCAGAAAGCAATAGAAAAACCGAGGTCTGCATAAAAGCTACTAATGATGGTACAATTCATGCTATTGTCTCATG GTGGTTGCTTCAACTTGACAATGAAGGAACAATTTTTTATTGTACTGGACCAAAATGGATTAGTGATCAATCCAAATCATTCTTCCCCG GTATTGGAAATTGGTGTGACCACTGGAAACAGTGCATTTGGTTCCTACCAGAGAAAGGTATGACTGTGTGCAAGCATCAAGAGGTTTTTATAGGTGCTAGACATACGAAAACTAGTATCTCATACAGAGTTAAGACTTCATTGGAGAAAGAAGATGGGGGACATTGCGACCCTTCTCCAGGAGATAATCAGATCTTTCTAACACCGGAGCAAATTGCGATATATGGAGATTGTAATTGGCGATTGTCAATGTTTAATGTGATTAAGAATGCT TTGAAGCAGAAAGTTTCTCCCATGTGCATTGTTGTGGATGACAGTCTTTTCCTGCCAATTGCTATTGCCAGTCTTTCTAAATCAGCACATGTTATAGCTTTGTTCCCTGGACTGCGAGAGAAGGGGACCCACTATTTGCAAGCCGTTGCTTCTTCAAATCTTTACTCAATGGATCGTTTAGAAGTTCTGAGGACAAGGAACCAGCAATTGACAATGGAAGATACGCATCAAACAAAG GTTGGCCTTTTTGTTGGAGAACCTTTCTATTATGGAAATGAGAATGTGCTTCCTTGGCGAAACTTGCGATTTTG GAAGGAGCGAACAATGCTTGATTCTGTCCTATCAAAAGACGTGCTGATAGTGCCTTGTAAGGGTATATTGAGGGCTTGTGCAATGTCTCTTCCT GATTTTTGGAGAAGTCGCCGCTGCCTGCAAGAGATTGAAGGCTTTGATCATTCAGTTGCCAATTCTACTTTAGGGGCATGTGGAGACTTACCCGCAGATGAAGAAGGTCCTTGTTTACCCTTTCCTATATGGCAGTGTGGGGAAAGCAAG AGACTCAGTGATACTGTCTCTATCATGGAatttgatttcttgaaaccaatCAGTTCATGCGCTGGGACAGCTCAG GTTGAATTTACAGAATCTGGGATTTGTCATGGATTTGTACTTTGGATTGATTGGATGATGGATTCATCCACTGAGTTGTCAACCGGACCAG ATAAAAGATATTGGAAGCAAGCAGTGAAACTTCTGAATAAGCCTGTAGCTGCTGGAAGCCAAGGATTGACTCTTGCTGATTGTTCCTCTATAGAAATCAAAGCATCATTTGATCCGTCAAGTGGTGACCTCAATATTAAGTATGTATTTTTCTAA
- the LOC113780983 gene encoding probable aspartyl protease At4g16563 — MASSILFIIFVATIILHVSISYSSILVLPLTHSLSKSQFNTTPHLLKSTSTHAATRFRHRLHSQNQKQNHRLQVSLPLNPGSDYSLSFTLGSQTISLYMDTGSDIVWLPCHPFDCMLCEGKFNPSTIPYTAPLNITSATPVTCKSRACSVAHSSHPTSDLCAVARCPLEEIETADCKKFSCPPFYYAYGDGSLIAHLYSDNLSLSLSSPSLVLNDFKFGCAHSTLGEPIGVAGFGRGALSMPAQLASSSPEIGNHFSYCLVSHSFDTDRVRMPSPLILGRYNSVGESKDRRTDSPGTDPVYTPMLKNPKHPYFYCVGLEGLSVGKKKIAAPENLRRVDGRGNGGMVVDSGTTFTMLPPGLYESVVAEFDNRVGSVYKRASDVEGRTGLGPCYYIAGGDVKVSSNVVVPQLLLHFGGNSSVVMPRRNYFYEFLDGGDDGKVKRKVGCMMLMNGGDESESGGPAGLLGNYQQQGFEVVYDLEQERVGFARRKCASLWDTLNQH; from the coding sequence ATGGCTTCCTCCATTTTATTCATCATCTTCGTCGCCACCATAATTCTCCACGTCTCTATCTCATATTCATCAATCCTAGTCCTTCCCTTAACTCACTCCCTCTCGAAATCCCAATTCAACACCACTCCCCACCTCCTCAAATCCACCTCCACCCACGCTGCCACCCGCTTTCGCCACCGCCTACACAGCCAAAACCAGAAACAAAACCACCGCCTTCAAGTCTCCCTTCCGCTGAACCCCGGCAGCGACTACAGCTTGTCCTTCACCCTCGGCTCCCAAACCATCTCTCTCTACATGGACACCGGAAGCGACATCGTTTGGCTCCCCTGCCACCCCTTCGACTGCATGCTCTGCGAAGGCAAGTTTAATCCCTCCACCATCCCGTACACAGCCCCTCTCAACATCACCTCCGCCACCCCCGTCACGTGCAAGTCGCGTGCATGCTCGGTAGCTCATTCCTCTCATCCCACGTCCGACCTCTGCGCCGTGGCCAGGTGCCCATTGGAAGAAATCGAAACCGCCGATTGCAAAAAGTTCAGCTGCCCGCCTTTCTACTATGCTTACGGCGACGGCAGCTTAATTGCTCATCTGTATTCAGATAACTTATCATTATCCCTCTCTTCTCCGTCCTTGGTCCTCAATGATTTCAAATTCGGCTGCGCTCACAGCACTCTCGGCGAGCCTATCGGAGTAGCCGGTTTCGGCAGGGGAGCTCTATCCATGCCGGCTCAGCTCGCTAGCAGTTCCCCTGAAATCGGGAATCATTTCTCTTATTGCTTGGTTTCTCATTCTTTTGACACCGACAGAGTTAGAATGCCGAGTCCACTCATTCTGGGCCGGTATAACTCGGTTGGCGAGAGCAAAGACAGGCGAACGGATTCACCGGGAACTGATCCTGTCTACACTCCGATGCTCAAAAATCCGAAGCATCCGTATTTCTATTGTGTTGGGCTGGAAGGGCTGTCCGTCGGGAAGAAGAAAATTGCGGCGCCAGAAAATTTAAGGCGGGTGGACGGAAGAGGCAACGGTGGGATGGTGGTGGATTCCGGGACCACGTTTACAATGCTGCCACCCGGGCTCTATGAATCGGTGGTGGCGGAGTTCGACAACCGGGTCGGGTCGGTTTATAAGCGGGCGAGTGACGTGGAGGGGCGGACGGGACTTGGGCCGTGTTATTACATAGCTGGCGGGGATGTTAAGGTTTCGTCGAATGTGGTCGTGCCACAATTGTTGTTGCATTTTGGGGGGAATTCCAGCGTGGTGATGCCTAGGAGGAATTACTTCTACGAGTTTTTGGACGGTGGCGATGACGGGAAGGTGAAAAGAAAGGTGGGGTGCATGATGTTGATGAACGGCGGGGATGAGAGTGAATCTGGTGGGCCAGCTGGTCTGCTGGGGAATTATCAACAGCAGGGGTTTGAGGTGGTGTATGACTTGGAGCAAGAAAGAGTAGGGTTTGCAAGAAGGAAGTGCGCATCTTTGTGGGATACATTGAACCAGCACTAA
- the LOC113779579 gene encoding chaperone protein dnaJ 13 yields the protein MKEEVKGGGGAPNRELYALLNVSPEASDEEIRKAYRQWAQVYHPDKYQAAQMKDIATENFQRICEAYEILSDEHKRLIYDIYGMEGLTSGLELGPNLNKAQEIKEELERLRRQKEQEKVSSHVRPSGSVMANLSLPQFLEGDGIMRGMAMASEVQSQLSERSGIALAGNLAVDGSSGGGVASIVFRHHISPASSVEFMGSAGLRALIGVQTSRQLSQHSSATMGLAMSLKDGSINLSNNWTRQLSETTNGNIQLALGTDTSIGVGWQKKDQKMSAAGDIKIGPGAVGLTAHYTHRFSSNSHGRVGGRFGSGALELEVGGGRKISNFSTVRMLYTIGIQGIFWKFELHRGGQKLIVPVLLSRQLNPIFASGAFIIPTSLYFLVKTYIVKPYNLKREKKKSLENAEKTLSQVRESRATAEKAQKLLQNVANRKRSRQLETGGLVVTKATYGSRKALRNRSESEEAKDEATSQIIDVTLPLNFLVNESGQLKLHGGVKKSGIMGFCDPCPGEPKQLYIEYTYGGNKYEVTVDDYEELVIPKEAHRI from the exons ATGAAGGAGGAAGtaaaaggaggaggaggagcccCAAACAGAGAACTTTATGCACTGCTGAATGTATCACCAGAAGCCTCAGATGAGGAAATTAGAAAAGCTTATCGTCAATGGGCTCAAGTCTATCACCCTGATAAATATCAGGCTGCTCAA ATGAAAGATATTGCAACAGAGAACTTCCAGCGTATATGTGAAGCCTATGAAATTTTATCAGACGAGCACAAGAGGCTGATATATGATATATATGGCATGGAAGGACTAACTTCTGGTTTGGAACTTGGTCCAAACCTAAATAAGGCGCAAGAAATTAAAGAAGAACTTGAGAGACTGCGGCGTCagaaagaacaagaaaaggTCTCATCACATGTTCGACCTTCTGGTTCAGTTATGGCAAATCTGTCTTTGCCACAATTTTTGGAGGGTGATGGCATTATGAGAGG GATGGCTATGGCAAGTGAAGTTCAGTCTCAATTATCTGAACGGAGTGGTATTGCTCTCGCTGGGAACCTGGCAGTTGATGGGAGTTCTGGTGGTGGCGTTGCCTCTATTGTCTTTAGACATCATATATCTCCCGCATCTTCCGTTGAGTTTATGGGTTCTGCTGGGTTACGGGCATTAATAGGGGTACAAACTTCTCG TCAACTATCCCAACACTCTTCTGCTACAATGGGCCTTGCCATGTCTTTAAAAGATGGTTCAATTAATCTTTCCAACAATTGGACACGGCAACTCTCAGAGACAACTAATGGAAAT ATACAACTTGCATTAGGGACAGACACATCTATTGGCGTTGGCTGGCAAAAGAAGGATCAAAAAATGTCTGCTGCTGGGGATATCAAG ATTGGTCCAGGTGCAGTTGGCTTAACAGCTCATTATACACATCGCTTCTCCTCAAACTCCCATGGGCGCGTTGGAGGAAGATTTGGAAG TGGAGCACTTGAACTTGAAGTAGGAGGTGGGAGAAAAATATCCAACTTCAGCACTGTTCGCATGCTGTATACGATTGGAATTCAG GGAATCTTTTGGAAATTTGAATTGCACCGGGGAGGTCAAAAGTTGATTGTTCCT GTGTTGCTGTCCAGACAGTTGAACCCTATCTTTGCTAGTGGAGCATTTATTATTCCGACGTCACTTTACTTTCTAGTCAAG ACCTACATTGTGAAACCTTATAATCTGAAACGTGAGAAAAAGAAGTCGTTGGAGAATGCTGAGAAAACTCTATCCCAG GTTCGTGAGTCAAGGGCCACTGCTGAAAAAGCTCAAAAGTTGTTGCAAAATGTGGCCAATAGGAAAAGGAGTAGACAACTCGAAACTGGCGGACTTGTGGTCACAAAAGCAACTTATGGAAGTCGTAAAGCTCTGAGAAATAGAAGTGAATCTGAAGAAGCAAAAGATGAAGCTACCTCCCAAATCATCGATGTTACTCTACCTCTAAATTTCCTGGTTAATGAGTCAGGGCAACTTAAG CTACATGGGGGTGTAAAAAAATCCGGAATTATGGGCTTTTGTGATCCTTGTCCAGGAGAACCTAAGCAGTTGTACATAGAGTACACCTATGGTGGCAATAAATACGAG GTTACTGTTGATGACTATGAGGAGCTGGTGATCCCCAAGGAAGCACACAGAATATAA
- the LOC113779580 gene encoding bifunctional adenosine 5'-phosphosulfate phosphorylase/adenylylsulfatase HINT4: MMRAPSSASSCIFCQIARSSTSTVLLHSDEKVVVFQDINPSAFRHYLVIPIEHIPTVRNLQRRDEDFALVSHMLDVGQTLLRKDAPNSKHFRFGFHQPPFNSVDHLHLHCLALPFIPSWKSIKYLSLGPLGGFIEAEKLLEKLKPLSPLTS; the protein is encoded by the exons ATGATGCGAGCTCCATCATCAGCATCTTCCTGCATCTTCTGCCAGATTGCCCGTTCTTCCACCTCCACTGTTCTCCTCCACTCT GATGAAAAGGTGGTTGTTTTTCAGGACATCAACCCTTCTGCATTCAG GCATTACCTGGTAATTCCAATAGAGCACATTCCAACAGTGAGGAACCTTCAGAGGAGAGATGAAGACTTTGCATTAG TGAGTCACATGTTAGATGTGGGACAAACTCTGTTGCGCAAGGATGCACCTAATTCCAAGCATTTCAG ATTTGGTTTTCATCAACCTCCTTTTAACAGTGTTGATCATCTCCACCTTCATTGTTTAGCACTTCCTTTTATTCCAAG TTGGAAATCCATAAAATACTTATCTCTTGGACCACTTGGTGGATTTATCGAAGCTGAAAAGTTGTTGGAGAAATTAAAGCCATTGTCTCCTCTTACCTCATAA